GCTTCATCTCCTCGGCGATCGAGCGGGCGTACTCCATGGTGATGTGGGAGTTCCCGCCGAAGAAGGGGTCGTTGACCTCCTGCAGCCCCACCATCACGTCGATCGTGTCGATCAGGCATTTCTTGAGCCGCTCCAGCCGCTCGTCCGCGGTCGGGGCGGGAGGCGCCTCCGCGGCCGCCGGGGCGCCGCCCCGGAGGAGATCGAGGATCTCCCGCTGGTCGAGGATGAAGTCGGAGTAGCCGAACCGCAGGACGTCGTCGGAGCTGCGGATCGCCGTGAAGGAGGACATGACGACCACGTGGGTCTTCGGCGAGGCCTTCTGCAGCCGCTTCTTCAGCTCCACCCCGGAGATGTCCGGCAGGAAGGGGTCGACGAGCGCGCAGTCGATCGACGAGCTCGCCGCGATCTTCAGCGCCTCGGCCCCGGACCCCGCGAGGACGGCGTGGAACCCCTCCTCGGTGAAGAGCTTCAGCAGCATGTCCCGGACGGCGACGTCGTTGTTCACGATCAGCGCCGACCGGGGGGCCGCGTGGGAAGCGGTCATCTCAACCCTCCCGGACGTCGGTTCCGGTCATCGCGGAGGGAACCGGGATCGACAGCAGGTTCAGGATCGTCGGCGCGATGTCCTCCAGGGCGCGCTCCCCGCGCAGCCGCATCCCCCGGGCCGCGGGATCGGCCAGGACGAGGGGGACGAGGTTGGTCGTGTGCGCGGTGTGGGGCCCGCCCGTCGCCGGGTCGATCATCTGCTCGGCGTTTCCGTGGTCCGCGGTCACCAGCGCGATCCCCCCTACCTCCCATACCTTCTCCACAACCCGCCGGACGTTCCGGTCCACCGCCTCGACCGCCCGGATCGCCGCCGGAAGGATCCCCGTGTGCCCCACCATGTCGCAGTTGGCGAAGTTGAGGATCATCAGGTCGTGCTTCCCGGAGCCGATCTCCTCCGCGGCGCGCTCCCCCACCCCGTCCGCGCTCATCCCGGGCATCAGGTCGTACGTGGCGACCTTCGGTGACGGGATCAGGACGCGCGTTTCCCCGGGGAAGACCTTCTCCTCCCCCCCGTTGAAGAAGTACGTCACGTGGGCGTACTTCTCGGTCTCGGCGATCCTCAGGTTCCGCAGCCCCCGCTCCGCCAGCACGTGCGCCAGGATGTCGGCCATCCCCTGCGGCGGGAACGCCACGGGGAGCCCGAACTTCCCGTCGTACGCGGTCATGCAGGCGTAGGACAGCCGCAGCTCCTCCGCGCCGGGGAAACGGTCGAATCCCGGCTGCGTAAGCGCCCGCGTGATCTCCCGGACCCGGTCCGCCCGGAAATTGCAGCAGACCACGGCGTCCCCGGGAGAGATCCTGCCCACGGGCCCGCCGCCCCGGACGATCACCGCGGGCTCGATGAACTCGTCGCCGACCCCCGCCTCGTAAGAGGCCGCGACGGCGGCGACGGGGTCCTCGAAGGGCTTCCCCTCCCCGCGCACCATCGCCCGGTATGCCCGCTCGACCCGCTCCCACCGGTTGTCCCGGTCCATCGCGTAGTAGCGGCCCATGACGGTGGCGACCTCCCCCGTCCCGATCCGCTCCATCTCCGCGAGGAGCGCCTTCAGATGGCCGATCCCGCTGCGGGGCGGCGTGTCCCGGCCGTCGAAGAACGGGTGGACGAACACCTTCCGGACGCCGTTCTCCCTCGCCATCCGCAACAGCGCGTACAGGTGGGTGTGCAGGGAATGCACGCCGCCGTCGGACAGGAGGCCGAGGAGGTGGAGCGCCCCCCCGCCCTCCCGCGCCGCGTCCATGGCGGCCCGCAGGACCGGGTTCCGGAAGAAATCGCCGTCACGGATCGATTTCGAGATGCGGACGAGATCCTGGTACACCACCCTGCCCGCTCCGAGGTTCAGGTGCCCGACCTCGGAATTGCCCATCTGGCCCGCGGGCAGCCCCACGCGCTCCTCGGATGCGTGGATCAGCGTCCTGGGGAAGCCGGCCCAGAGCCGGTCGAAGAACGGCGTCTCCGCGAGGGCCACCGCGTTTCCCCCGGTCTCCTCGCGGTAACCCCACCCGTCCATGATGACGAGCGCGACGAACGGTCTTTTCATCTCAGATATTATAGAACACTCCCCTGCCGTCGAAGCGCGCCGCCTCCCCGAGCTCCTCCTCGATCCGGAGAAGCTGGTTGTATTTCGCCATCCGGTCCGTCCGCGAGGCGGAGCCGGTCTTGATCTGCCCGGTGGAGAGCCCCACGACCAGGTCGGAGATCGTGCTGTCCTCGGTCTCGCCGGAGCGGTGGGACACGACGGCGGTCCAGCCGGCCCGCTTGGCCATCTCGATGGACTCGATCGTCTCGGTGACCGTGCCGATCTGGTTCAGCTTGATGAGGACCGAGTTGGCCACCCCCTTCTCGATCCCCTTCCGCAGGATCGAGGGGTTGGTCACGAACAGGTCGTCCCCGACGATCTGGATCCGGTCCCCCATCGCATCGGTGAAGATCTTCCACCCGTCCCAGTCGTCCTCGGAGAAGCCGTCCTCGATGGAGACGATCGGGTACTGCCGGCACAGGTTCTCGTAGAACTTCACCATCTGCTGCGCGTCCCGCTTCGACCCGTCGGACTTCCGGAAGACGTATTTCCCCTTCTCCCCGAACTCGGAGGCGGCGGCGTCGAGCGCGATGCAGATCTCCCTCCCCGGCTTGTAGCCGGCCTTCACGATCGCCTCGAGGATGACCTCGACCGCCTCGGCGTTCGACCGCAGGGAGGGGGCGAAGCCGCCCTCGTCCCCCACGTTGGTGTTCAGCCCCTTGCCCTTGAGCACCTTCTTCAGGTGGTGGAACGTCTCGACCCCCATCCGGAGGGCGTCCGAGAAAGTCTTCGCCCCGACGGGCATCGCCATGAACTCCTGGATGTCCACGTTGTTGTCGGCATGGGAGCCGCCGTTGAGGATGTTCATCATCGGGACGGGGAGGGTGCAGCCGCCGACGCCGCCCAGGTACCGGTACAGGGGGAGGCCGCACGCGTCCGCGGCCGCACGCGCGACCGCGATCGACACGCCGAGGATCGCGTTGGCGCCGAGCTTTCCCTTGTTGGGCGTGCCGTCCAGCGCGATCAGCATCCGGTCGACGAGGACCTGGTCCACCGCGTCCTGCCCGAGAAGCTTCGGGGCGATCACGCGGTTCACGTTCCGCACGGCCTTCGTCACGCCTTTTCCCATGTATGCCTTCGGGTCCCCGTCGCGCAGCTCCACCGCCTCGCGCGTGCCCGTGGATGCGCCCGAGGGTACGATGGCGCGCCCTTCCGCCCCGGATTCGAGCAGCACCTCGACCTCCACCGTCGGGTTCCCCCGGGAATCGAGCACCTGCCGTCCGTGGACATCGATGATCGTCGTCATGCGACATTCCTCCTCTCTGCCTGGCGAACGGAAAGCACGGGGCAAGGCGCCATCCGGACCACCTTCTCGGCCGTGCTTCCGAAGATCACGTGCTCCACGCCGGTGCGGCCGTGGGTCCCGATGACGATCAGGCCGGTGCCCTCCTCGCGGGCCAGCCGGACGATCTCGCGGTACGGGACGCCGGAAACGATCCGGGTCGCGACGGCCGGCATTCCCTGGAAGTGGGCCGCGACGAACCGCTCCATCGCGTCGCTGCAGTACGCCTCCATCCTCCCGCGAAGAAGCTCGATCGGGACCTCGCCGCGGAACATCGGATCGAACGCCGCCGGCTCGTCCATCACGTGGAGGACCAGCAGCTCGGACCCGAAGTGCCCGGCGAGCCGGCGCGCCGCGCGGGCGGCCTCGGCGGAGCATTCGGAGAAATCGGAGGGCAGCAGGATCTTCGAGAACATGGCCTTATCCCTCCTCCTAAAAATCCGCCCCGGCCGTGATCGCGGACGGCCGGGGCGGGAAAGGGATGAACGGAACCGCTGACTGCTTCGCGCGCTACTTCTTCTTCCCTCCGACCGCCTCCTTGAGCGACTTGCCGGCGGTGAACTTGGGAATCTTGGCGGCCTTGATCTTGATGGCCTCGCCGGTCTGCGGATTGCGGCCCATGCGGGCCTTCCGGTTGCTGACGCCGAAGGTACCGAAACCGGTGAGGGTGAGCTTCTCGCCCTTCTTCAGACACTTGGTG
This region of Thermodesulfobacteriota bacterium genomic DNA includes:
- the gpmI gene encoding 2,3-bisphosphoglycerate-independent phosphoglycerate mutase; protein product: MKRPFVALVIMDGWGYREETGGNAVALAETPFFDRLWAGFPRTLIHASEERVGLPAGQMGNSEVGHLNLGAGRVVYQDLVRISKSIRDGDFFRNPVLRAAMDAAREGGGALHLLGLLSDGGVHSLHTHLYALLRMARENGVRKVFVHPFFDGRDTPPRSGIGHLKALLAEMERIGTGEVATVMGRYYAMDRDNRWERVERAYRAMVRGEGKPFEDPVAAVAASYEAGVGDEFIEPAVIVRGGGPVGRISPGDAVVCCNFRADRVREITRALTQPGFDRFPGAEELRLSYACMTAYDGKFGLPVAFPPQGMADILAHVLAERGLRNLRIAETEKYAHVTYFFNGGEEKVFPGETRVLIPSPKVATYDLMPGMSADGVGERAAEEIGSGKHDLMILNFANCDMVGHTGILPAAIRAVEAVDRNVRRVVEKVWEVGGIALVTADHGNAEQMIDPATGGPHTAHTTNLVPLVLADPAARGMRLRGERALEDIAPTILNLLSIPVPSAMTGTDVREG
- the eno gene encoding phosphopyruvate hydratase, with the translated sequence MTTIIDVHGRQVLDSRGNPTVEVEVLLESGAEGRAIVPSGASTGTREAVELRDGDPKAYMGKGVTKAVRNVNRVIAPKLLGQDAVDQVLVDRMLIALDGTPNKGKLGANAILGVSIAVARAAADACGLPLYRYLGGVGGCTLPVPMMNILNGGSHADNNVDIQEFMAMPVGAKTFSDALRMGVETFHHLKKVLKGKGLNTNVGDEGGFAPSLRSNAEAVEVILEAIVKAGYKPGREICIALDAAASEFGEKGKYVFRKSDGSKRDAQQMVKFYENLCRQYPIVSIEDGFSEDDWDGWKIFTDAMGDRIQIVGDDLFVTNPSILRKGIEKGVANSVLIKLNQIGTVTETIESIEMAKRAGWTAVVSHRSGETEDSTISDLVVGLSTGQIKTGSASRTDRMAKYNQLLRIEEELGEAARFDGRGVFYNI
- a CDS encoding universal stress protein is translated as MFSKILLPSDFSECSAEAARAARRLAGHFGSELLVLHVMDEPAAFDPMFRGEVPIELLRGRMEAYCSDAMERFVAAHFQGMPAVATRIVSGVPYREIVRLAREEGTGLIVIGTHGRTGVEHVIFGSTAEKVVRMAPCPVLSVRQAERRNVA
- a CDS encoding HU family DNA-binding protein; its protein translation is MTKAELVEAVRAEAGIGKGQAEAAVEAFLGAVTKCLKKGEKLTLTGFGTFGVSNRKARMGRNPQTGEAIKIKAAKIPKFTAGKSLKEAVGGKKK